One region of Limnospira fusiformis SAG 85.79 genomic DNA includes:
- a CDS encoding glycosyltransferase translates to MQCKICDSATIPFGKTIVLNRYNVNYFQCQNCGFVQTENPYWLPEAYKHPIANSDDGLVFRNLMLAQLTSQIITKFFNPDNQFLDYGGGYGLLVRLMRDIRFKFDWYDSFCPNFLATGLEANLNPDNPYELITAFEVFEHFANPLDEINKILKLSKNILFSTELIPPHNPHPGQWWYYAPQEGQHIAIYTPQSLQIIAQNFGLNIYSNGSSLHLLTEKAIPPEEFTEIAQYNAAELRRLLWFSRSYSQTLANLETVASSQKPEVITPELGVNVAGFVNGEFGIGEGVRATLRAMEAVNLNVAINNFTGSPHRKQDHSFDNFTSAHPYPINLIQINANDVLRFAQLVGADYFKNRYNIGFWAWELPEFPPEWVKAFSLFHEIWTYSDYCVSAIRRVSPIPVIKMMPTVSLPEVNLSRENLSIPPDKFIFLFMFDFYSRIARKNPLAVVEAFKTAFGNHPTNVVLILKCSNSDRFPKERNHLFQAIANCPAIQIIDGYLSREQINGLVYNCDCYISLHRSEGFGLTMAEAMFYGKPVIATGYSSNTEFMNLANSFLVKYRRVLIDQTDGPYRPGNVWAAPNIKQAAELMQYVVNYPEAAHQIGQQAATDIRTQLSPQTIGDRILSRLQIIHNATQNFTDIRSVPIMELSPETTTPPLVSICIPTYNGETFIREAILSALNQTYSNCEIILADDGSIDDTIAIAKSLQVSSPIPFRILTHINYGLVDNLNFCISQAQGKYVKFLFQDDTLEPNCIEQLVAMAEANPEIGLVFSRRHIILDDNSQTHPQCQAAYKGTQNLHQDWSNLKTIQPGSQLLSDPKCFRGRLNKIGEPTTVLIRRNVFAQLGGFDPDLHQLLDADMWFRIMADYQIAFVDKALSTLRIHRQQQTQLNIIAGENIRDYSRLYRKMIIDPDYRFLGLNIKEYIFYQLLSKSPQDYLNLAEELVNQYRHNPHHQPTQQHLRLLRKLTAMLWLKSEAASLQKLSDGVQGKVHKIILNSGIRELTLTPSESEFVESLKIRVSQGFSVQNGCQSWLAAMLYKPAYQLGINYHNAVIPNYLFEDFLKFIFSPSYHFTDDKDRGDYVNFTRGVWKYLKRHIDESPSQVSLWVYVAKIALELWDERPLMNLNQDISEILSDRHAVWVFYGRHHTP, encoded by the coding sequence ATGCAGTGTAAAATTTGTGACTCCGCTACGATACCCTTCGGTAAAACCATAGTTTTGAACAGATATAATGTTAACTATTTTCAATGTCAGAATTGCGGATTTGTGCAAACCGAAAATCCCTACTGGTTGCCAGAAGCCTATAAGCACCCCATTGCTAACAGCGACGATGGTTTAGTTTTCCGTAATCTCATGTTAGCGCAACTAACCAGCCAAATCATCACCAAATTTTTTAATCCCGATAATCAATTTCTCGACTATGGTGGCGGTTATGGTTTATTAGTCCGCCTCATGCGAGATATCCGCTTTAAATTTGACTGGTATGATAGCTTCTGTCCCAATTTTTTAGCCACCGGGTTAGAAGCCAATTTAAACCCAGACAACCCCTATGAACTCATCACCGCCTTTGAAGTATTTGAACATTTCGCTAACCCCCTAGATGAAATCAACAAGATCCTGAAATTATCTAAAAATATTCTCTTCTCAACCGAACTTATCCCCCCCCATAATCCCCACCCTGGTCAGTGGTGGTATTATGCACCCCAGGAAGGACAGCATATAGCTATTTACACACCCCAATCATTACAAATAATCGCCCAAAACTTCGGCTTGAATATTTACTCTAACGGTTCATCCTTGCACTTATTAACCGAGAAGGCTATCCCACCAGAAGAGTTTACCGAAATCGCTCAATATAACGCCGCTGAGTTACGAAGATTATTGTGGTTTTCCCGTAGTTATAGCCAAACTTTAGCCAATTTAGAAACAGTCGCATCTTCCCAAAAACCGGAAGTTATAACTCCCGAATTAGGTGTTAATGTCGCTGGCTTTGTTAATGGAGAATTTGGCATTGGTGAAGGAGTACGCGCCACCTTGAGGGCTATGGAAGCGGTTAACTTAAATGTGGCAATTAATAACTTTACCGGGAGTCCTCACCGGAAACAAGATCATAGCTTTGACAATTTTACTTCCGCACATCCTTATCCCATAAACTTAATTCAAATTAATGCTAATGATGTGTTGAGATTTGCTCAACTTGTCGGTGCTGACTATTTTAAAAATCGATATAATATCGGTTTCTGGGCGTGGGAATTACCAGAGTTTCCCCCAGAGTGGGTTAAGGCATTTTCTCTATTTCACGAAATCTGGACTTATAGTGATTATTGTGTCTCTGCTATTCGGCGGGTGTCGCCAATTCCCGTAATTAAAATGATGCCTACCGTGTCACTGCCAGAGGTAAATTTAAGTCGGGAAAATTTATCAATTCCCCCCGACAAGTTTATCTTTTTATTTATGTTTGATTTCTATAGCCGCATAGCACGCAAAAATCCCTTGGCAGTAGTAGAAGCCTTTAAAACCGCTTTCGGAAATCATCCTACTAATGTGGTGTTAATCTTAAAGTGTTCTAACTCTGATCGTTTCCCCAAAGAAAGAAATCACCTTTTTCAAGCGATCGCTAATTGTCCAGCCATTCAAATTATTGATGGCTATTTATCACGGGAACAAATTAATGGTTTAGTTTATAACTGTGATTGTTATATTTCCCTACATCGTTCCGAGGGTTTTGGTTTAACCATGGCGGAAGCTATGTTTTATGGTAAACCCGTCATAGCTACTGGCTATTCTTCCAATACGGAATTTATGAATTTAGCCAATAGTTTTTTGGTCAAATATCGGCGAGTTTTAATTGACCAAACAGACGGACCCTATCGACCGGGGAATGTGTGGGCTGCCCCCAATATTAAACAGGCAGCTGAGTTAATGCAATATGTGGTTAACTACCCAGAAGCTGCTCATCAAATTGGTCAGCAAGCAGCTACCGATATCAGAACCCAATTAAGTCCTCAAACTATCGGCGATCGCATTTTGTCTCGCCTGCAAATTATTCACAATGCTACCCAAAACTTTACTGATATACGTTCAGTTCCCATTATGGAATTGTCACCGGAAACGACAACTCCTCCCTTGGTCAGTATTTGCATTCCCACCTACAACGGCGAAACCTTTATTAGAGAAGCAATTCTCAGCGCCTTAAACCAGACCTATAGTAATTGTGAAATCATCCTAGCCGATGATGGTTCCATAGATGATACTATAGCGATCGCCAAATCTTTGCAAGTCTCATCACCTATCCCTTTTCGTATCCTCACCCATATTAACTATGGTTTAGTTGATAACCTCAATTTCTGTATTTCCCAAGCTCAAGGAAAATATGTTAAATTCCTATTCCAAGATGATACCCTTGAACCCAACTGTATAGAACAACTCGTGGCTATGGCTGAAGCCAACCCAGAAATTGGTTTAGTTTTCTCCCGCCGCCATATTATCCTTGATGATAATTCCCAGACTCATCCCCAATGTCAAGCCGCCTACAAAGGAACCCAAAACCTGCATCAAGACTGGTCAAACTTAAAAACCATTCAACCCGGTTCCCAATTATTATCAGACCCTAAATGCTTCCGAGGTCGGTTAAATAAAATCGGCGAACCGACAACTGTTTTAATTCGGCGTAATGTCTTTGCTCAATTAGGAGGCTTTGACCCCGACCTACATCAATTATTAGATGCAGATATGTGGTTTAGAATTATGGCAGATTATCAAATAGCCTTTGTTGATAAAGCCTTATCTACCCTGCGAATTCATCGCCAACAACAAACTCAACTCAATATTATCGCTGGTGAGAATATCCGAGACTATAGCCGACTATATCGGAAAATGATTATTGACCCTGACTATCGGTTTTTGGGGTTAAATATCAAAGAATATATCTTTTATCAACTGTTGTCTAAGTCTCCCCAAGATTATCTAAACTTAGCCGAAGAATTGGTTAATCAATATCGTCATAACCCCCATCATCAACCTACCCAGCAACACCTTCGACTCCTGCGAAAACTGACGGCTATGCTCTGGCTTAAATCTGAGGCTGCTTCCTTGCAAAAATTATCTGATGGTGTTCAAGGAAAAGTGCATAAAATTATCCTTAATAGTGGTATCCGTGAGTTGACATTGACCCCCAGCGAATCTGAGTTTGTCGAATCATTAAAAATCCGGGTTTCTCAGGGGTTTTCTGTTCAAAATGGTTGTCAATCTTGGTTGGCTGCTATGCTATATAAGCCGGCTTATCAATTGGGGATAAATTATCATAATGCGGTGATTCCTAATTATTTATTTGAGGATTTTCTGAAATTCATTTTCTCCCCTAGTTACCACTTTACTGATGACAAAGATAGGGGTGATTATGTGAATTTTACTCGCGGAGTATGGAAATACTTAAAACGCCATATTGACGAATCACCTTCCCAAGTCAGTCTCTGGGTTTATGTGGCTAAAATTGCTTTAGAATTATGGGATGAACGACCTTTGATGAACCTTAATCAAGATATCAGTGAAATATTGAGCGATCGCCACGCGGTTTGGGTTTTTTATGGTCGCCACCACACTCCCTAA
- a CDS encoding glycosyltransferase family protein: protein MCLIANIWAHYSQQDYSLNNHWVKTLNSELLRVLPIDARVIVEISDRPNPDLKSAYLRNNPECQYWQISPHQDLTKSTICDSMGRIDVLVYGCVNSPDQDFGKLVNDYSRWLKPNGQFIADIPNSQYWRRLVSLPLDKPQLSGVGLSLQEIRSHFNQAGLYIYEVRTKGDRTWEFNQFLERQKSANPSTVVYLKEYRAQTVAENYLVRGIKSSHPPRRLLIQTAIMAPTGCDRIRVLDPDRFSATIPGVRTFSSVRSARIIPTIPQEAKIFIWQRTIMSAGEHLSVLKRLLQENYLIIAEIDDNPLRRREYADHNYLSYRGCHGVQTSTKPLGVFLQQFNPNIAVFPNQLTEVSPPRHNYDNEKISLFFGALNREKDWEPIMASLNKVLSANSGRVLVRVVHDRQFFEALATDQKTFEPFCHYNRYLEILQNSDIALLPLTPTPVNLMKSDLKFLECAGSGVAVLASPTVYELSIQPEKTGLIYRTIREFETQLNRLINNHTLRRQIAENAYNWVKQNRLLCHHYQQRHRWYLEMCDRLPELNRQLQQRVPELFNNP from the coding sequence GTGTGTCTAATTGCGAATATTTGGGCGCACTATAGCCAACAGGATTATAGTTTAAACAATCATTGGGTGAAGACATTGAATTCGGAATTGTTGAGGGTGTTACCTATAGATGCCCGTGTCATTGTTGAAATTAGCGATCGCCCTAACCCAGATCTGAAGTCAGCCTATCTGCGGAATAACCCAGAATGCCAATATTGGCAGATTTCTCCCCATCAGGACTTGACAAAAAGCACAATTTGTGATTCGATGGGGAGGATAGATGTTTTGGTTTATGGCTGTGTCAATTCTCCGGATCAGGATTTTGGTAAACTGGTCAATGATTACAGTCGCTGGCTGAAACCTAACGGTCAATTTATCGCTGATATTCCTAACAGTCAATATTGGCGGCGGCTAGTTAGTTTACCGTTGGATAAGCCACAGTTGTCGGGTGTAGGTTTAAGTTTACAGGAAATCCGATCGCATTTTAACCAAGCGGGATTATATATCTATGAAGTGCGGACAAAAGGCGATCGCACTTGGGAGTTTAACCAGTTTTTAGAGAGACAGAAATCAGCCAATCCCTCTACTGTTGTCTACCTGAAAGAGTATAGAGCGCAAACGGTAGCGGAAAACTATCTAGTGCGGGGCATCAAGTCGAGTCACCCCCCAAGACGGCTATTAATCCAAACGGCAATCATGGCACCAACTGGGTGCGATCGGATTCGAGTTTTAGACCCCGATCGCTTTAGTGCCACTATTCCTGGAGTCCGCACCTTTTCTTCAGTCAGATCAGCGCGAATTATACCCACTATACCACAGGAAGCCAAAATTTTCATCTGGCAGCGCACCATCATGTCAGCGGGAGAACATCTTTCCGTGCTGAAAAGACTACTACAGGAAAACTATTTAATCATTGCTGAAATTGATGATAACCCCCTACGTCGCCGAGAATATGCAGATCATAATTATTTGAGTTATCGAGGCTGTCACGGTGTCCAAACCTCCACTAAACCTTTGGGAGTATTTCTGCAACAATTTAATCCTAATATAGCAGTTTTTCCTAACCAACTAACCGAAGTTTCCCCCCCACGCCATAATTATGACAACGAGAAAATCAGTCTATTTTTTGGTGCATTAAACCGCGAGAAGGACTGGGAACCCATTATGGCATCTCTAAATAAAGTTTTATCAGCCAATTCCGGTCGAGTCCTGGTGCGAGTAGTTCACGATCGCCAATTTTTTGAAGCCTTAGCCACCGACCAAAAAACCTTTGAACCTTTCTGCCATTATAACCGCTATTTAGAAATTCTGCAAAACTCCGATATCGCCTTACTTCCCCTGACCCCCACACCAGTTAATCTCATGAAATCAGATTTAAAATTCCTAGAATGTGCAGGTAGTGGGGTAGCCGTCCTCGCGAGTCCTACCGTTTATGAATTATCTATTCAGCCGGAAAAAACCGGGTTAATTTATCGGACGATCCGAGAATTTGAAACCCAACTCAACCGCCTAATTAATAACCATACCTTACGCCGCCAAATTGCCGAAAATGCCTATAATTGGGTTAAACAAAATCGGCTACTTTGTCACCATTACCAACAGCGTCACCGCTGGTATTTAGAAATGTGCGATCGCCTCCCAGAGTTAAACAGACAACTCCAGCAAAGAGTCCCGGAACTGTTTAATAATCCCTAG
- a CDS encoding alpha/beta fold hydrolase produces the protein MTTTTVETQTWLWKGFPICYSAAGDTGPAVVLIHGFGASWGHWRKNIPILANQCRVFAIDLLGFGGSAKPLPCSSLSYTFETWGDQVADFCREVVGSPAFLVGNSIGCIVAMQAAVSHPEIAIAVGLLNCSLRLLHDRKRAEIPWYRGMGAELAQKVLGLRWVSQLFFRQLATPKTVRNILLQAYRRKEAVTDELVTMLITPANDPNAVDVFVAFTTYSQGPLPEDLLPILPCPAIILWGTEDPWEPIKLGQELAKFDTVKQFIPLEGVGHCPQDEAPELVNPILLKWVLDS, from the coding sequence ATGACAACAACTACCGTAGAAACTCAAACTTGGCTGTGGAAAGGATTTCCTATCTGTTATAGCGCCGCTGGAGACACAGGACCAGCGGTAGTATTAATTCATGGGTTTGGTGCAAGTTGGGGACACTGGCGCAAAAATATCCCTATTTTAGCTAATCAATGTCGGGTATTTGCGATCGACCTTTTAGGGTTTGGTGGGTCAGCTAAACCTTTACCCTGTAGTAGCCTATCTTATACCTTTGAAACTTGGGGTGATCAAGTGGCAGATTTTTGTCGGGAGGTGGTCGGAAGTCCGGCTTTTTTAGTGGGAAATTCTATTGGTTGTATTGTGGCTATGCAGGCGGCTGTCTCTCACCCAGAAATAGCGATCGCTGTAGGTTTATTAAATTGTTCTCTGCGACTATTACACGATCGCAAAAGGGCAGAAATACCCTGGTATCGGGGTATGGGTGCAGAATTAGCCCAAAAAGTGTTAGGTTTACGATGGGTTAGTCAGCTATTTTTTCGACAACTTGCTACTCCTAAAACTGTCCGTAATATCCTCCTACAGGCTTATCGGCGCAAAGAGGCTGTCACCGATGAATTAGTGACCATGCTTATCACCCCCGCCAATGACCCCAATGCTGTCGATGTTTTTGTGGCTTTTACTACTTATTCTCAAGGACCTTTACCAGAAGATTTACTCCCCATTCTTCCCTGTCCGGCGATAATTTTATGGGGGACAGAAGACCCATGGGAACCGATAAAACTTGGACAAGAATTAGCTAAATTTGACACAGTAAAACAGTTTATTCCTCTGGAGGGGGTTGGACATTGCCCCCAGGATGAAGCACCGGAGTTGGTTAACCCTATCCTGTTAAAATGGGTGTTAGATAGTTAA
- a CDS encoding ArsR/SmtB family transcription factor codes for MVNTDISLSFHALSDPLRIQILELLRHQELCVCEICETLEVSQSKLSFHLKTLKEVGLIKGRQEGRWIYYSINLSQMIILEEYLGEFRRFSPVVPALPCSN; via the coding sequence ATGGTCAACACAGACATTTCCCTGAGCTTTCACGCGCTATCTGACCCCCTACGGATTCAGATTCTAGAACTCTTACGCCACCAGGAATTATGCGTGTGCGAAATCTGCGAAACCTTAGAGGTTAGCCAGTCGAAACTGTCCTTTCATCTCAAAACGCTCAAAGAAGTGGGATTAATCAAAGGACGACAAGAGGGCCGCTGGATATATTATAGCATTAACCTGAGTCAAATGATTATCCTAGAAGAATATCTAGGGGAGTTTCGGCGATTTAGTCCAGTGGTTCCGGCTTTACCTTGCTCAAATTAA
- a CDS encoding gas vesicle protein, giving the protein MTLQSRSSSPQRGVPMSTSGSSLADILERVLDKGIVIAGDISVSVGSTELLSIRIRLLIASVDKAKEIGINWWESDPYLSSQAQQLSQSNEQLLEEVKRLQEEVRSLKALTSQSSQPVTPPNSENDD; this is encoded by the coding sequence ATGACATTACAATCACGTTCATCTAGTCCTCAGCGCGGAGTGCCGATGTCTACCTCCGGTTCATCCCTCGCGGATATCCTAGAGAGGGTTTTGGATAAAGGCATAGTTATTGCTGGGGATATTTCCGTCTCGGTCGGGTCTACGGAATTGTTAAGTATCCGCATTCGTTTATTAATTGCTTCCGTAGATAAGGCTAAGGAAATTGGGATTAATTGGTGGGAAAGTGACCCTTATCTTAGTAGCCAGGCGCAGCAATTATCACAGTCTAATGAACAATTGTTAGAGGAGGTTAAACGACTACAGGAAGAAGTGCGATCGCTTAAAGCCTTGACCTCCCAATCATCACAGCCAGTCACTCCCCCTAACTCCGAAAATGATGATTAA